A portion of the Candidatus Omnitrophota bacterium genome contains these proteins:
- a CDS encoding DUF134 domain-containing protein, protein MRPKKTRWISYVSGERCFKPLCRPLNKLKGVYLTLDEFEAVRLADLEGMKQVDAAKKLRISRPTFSRIVSSARNKIADGLVNIKAIRIEGGCCQVIGRSRK, encoded by the coding sequence ATGAGGCCTAAAAAAACAAGATGGATTAGTTATGTTTCGGGAGAACGGTGTTTTAAGCCTTTGTGCAGGCCTTTGAATAAATTAAAAGGCGTATATTTGACTCTTGATGAATTCGAGGCCGTTAGGCTCGCGGACCTTGAAGGGATGAAGCAGGTTGATGCGGCAAAAAAGCTTAGGATATCAAGGCCCACATTCTCAAGAATCGTATCTTCGGCCCGCAACAAGATAGCTGACGGGTTAGTTAATATCAAAGCTATACGTATAGAAGGCGGTTGCTGCCAGGTTATTGGAAGGAGTAGGAAGTGA